A stretch of the Mobula hypostoma chromosome 19, sMobHyp1.1, whole genome shotgun sequence genome encodes the following:
- the nkx1.2la gene encoding NK1 transcription factor related 2-like,a gives MFECPESGEEMSPTHKISFSIIDILDPQKFTGKSQALGLQDKGPDENSVLNSTVQTLKETVKLSAEKNSNQISTESDGREQHRHSNANTSKEFPESHGNLQLYQEDNNSTQPEFHKDHNASTELESRSDHIAPRQKRRRAEPGCAKPRRARTAFTYEQLVALENKFRSTRYLSVCERLNLALALSLTETQVKIWFQNRRTKWKKQNPGADSTIQPGPTSLSGVSPSPPGTSVLSFPTFQTYAAGNVICQTATPVPLVSSSTGLMSPFLSSTYLTPFYAPHL, from the exons ATGTTCGAGTGTccggagagtggggaagagatgAGCCCCACTCACAAGATATCCTTCTCCATCATAGATATTCTCGACCCGCAAAAATTTACAGGTAAATCTCAGGCGCTTGGGCTGCAAGACAAGGGGCCAGATGAAAACAGTGTActtaacagtacagtacagaccttAAAGGAGACAGTAAAGCTAAGTGCTGAAAAGAACAGCAACCAAATCAGCACCGAATCTG ATGGAAGGGAACAACACAGACATTCCAATGCTAATACTTCAAAAGAATTTCCAGAATCCCATGGAAACCTTCAGCTATATCAAGAGGATAATAATTCAACACAGCCTGAATTCCACAAAGATCACAATGCCTCCACTGAGTTGGAATCCAGGTCTGATCATATTGCACCCAGGCAAAAACGTCGTCGAGCTGAACCAGGCTGTGCTAAACCAAGACGAGCTAGAACTGCATTCACATATGAGCAACTAGTGGCTTTGGAGAATAAATTTCGCTCAACCCGCTATCTATCAGTATGTGAACGCCTCAACCTTGCTTTGGCCCTCAGCCTTACAGAAACTCAGGTTAAAATCTGGTTTCAGAACAGACGCACAAAGTGGAAAAAACAAAACCCTGGAGCAGATAGCACAATTCAGCCTGGACCAACTAGCTTGTCTGGAGTCAGTCCGAGTCCTCCTGGAACAAGTGTACTCAGCTTTCCAACTTTTCAGACTTATGCTGCAGGGAACGTCATTTGCCAGACGGCAACACCAGTCCCTTTAGTATCATCCTCTACAGGATTGATGTCTCCCTTCCTGAGTTCTACTTACTTGACACCATTTTATGCACCACATTTGTGA